Genomic window (Gemmatimonadaceae bacterium):
CGCAGTCGGCCACGCAGACGTTGGTGTAGTTGATGTTCCGGTCCACGATGAACGTGACCGTGTCGTGCGGATGCTTCTCGCGCCGGATCCGGTCAGCCTCGTGGCCGAGTTCGAGGAGCGGGGCGTTGGTGTAGAAGTCGAGGAGGTCGCGCGTCATGCCCGCAAAGCTATCCATGTGCACGGGTCATCCACCAGCGATGGCCCGGTGCACCGCCTGCGCCAACACTTCGGCCCCCACCGGCTTCTGCAGCACCTCCGAGATCCCCCCGTCGGCCAGCGCTTGCGGGGCGAAATCGCCAATGAAGCCCGACAGGACGAGAATCGGCACCGTGACCCCGGCCGCGCGCACCGCCGCCGCAAACTCGAGTCCCGTCATTCCCGGCATCAGGTAATCGGTCACGATCGCCGCGAAGGCCTCGGACGACCCCTGCCGCGCATTGAGGGCAACCAGCGCCTCACGCGGATCGGCGCACCCCATCACGCGGTACCCCATCCGCTCCAACTGTCGCTCCCCGATCTTCACCAACGTCGACTCGTCATCGACATAGAGCAGCCACTCGCCATTGCCCCGCGGGACGGCATCGCTCGCCGACAGGTCCTGGCCCGCATCCTCCTCGATGGCCGGAAAGAGGCAGTGCACGATTGTCCCCACCCCGGGCGACGATTCCATCTCGATCACCCCTTCGTGGTCGTGCACGATACCGTGCACCAGGGCGAGCCCGAGCCCGCTTCCCGTGCCGACAGGCTTGGTCGTGAAGAAGGGCTCGAACGCCTTGAGCCGCGTCGCCTCATCCATGCCGTGACCGTTGTCGCGAACGGTCAGGCGAAGGTACCGCCCTTCGCGCGCCGCGGCGCGTGAGCGCGCCAGGCTGTCGTGCAGGTACACCTCGTCCAGGGCGATGATGAGCGTGCCGCCGTCGGGCATGGCCTGCGCCGAGTTCGTGGCCAGGTTCATCACGACCTGCT
Coding sequences:
- a CDS encoding PAS domain S-box protein, translated to MPHTPYTAQQLRAVVESSPIGLLMVDHRGRIVLVNAEVERLFGYAREAMYGQSVELLLPERSRGAHPALRDDFVTDPTARRMGAGRELSARRADGSEFPVEIGLTPVATEDGIFVVASIVDITERLAAARERDWLEAQLRQSQKMEALGTLAGGVAHDFNNVLASIVGLGELVLRAVGDRPQVEEDVRDLLTAAHRGRELVERILRFSRRQSVKMSPLDLGDTMAHSARLLRASLPPNVRIELTLLPMRRRMRGDATSLQQVVMNLATNSAQAMPDGGTLIIALDEVYLHDSLARSRAAAREGRYLRLTVRDNGHGMDEATRLKAFEPFFTTKPVGTGSGLGLALVHGIVHDHEGVIEMESSPGVGTIVHCLFPAIEEDAGQDLSASDAVPRGNGEWLLYVDDESTLVKIGERQLERMGYRVMGCADPREALVALNARQGSSEAFAAIVTDYLMPGMTGLEFAAAVRAAGVTVPILVLSGFIGDFAPQALADGGISEVLQKPVGAEVLAQAVHRAIAGG